The following nucleotide sequence is from Zingiber officinale cultivar Zhangliang chromosome 10A, Zo_v1.1, whole genome shotgun sequence.
TTCTACAAAAGGAACTAAGGGAAACTAATGGCAACATTCTATACACATTATCTGAAAAGATTGGAGGAACATATATGCTTATGGTTTGATGCACAACTAAGCAAGATGACCAtgtgaagggaaaaaaaaatgaatacacTAACAGAATAAAGTATTCTAATATTAAAGATTATGCAATTGGACCGGCAATCTTAACCTATAGCACTGACTTCAACATTGCCACACACAAGTAGTCAATATAACACAATATGAAATCTTCCTATGATATTAACATGTTATTACAAAGCATAACTCTTTGAAGAAGAACAAGCAGCTCGAATCTAGTTAAGCTTAGCTTCTTTTGACTCCTTCCATCTTTAAGATGTTTCATAGACTTGGTGGGTTTTGTAATCCATTATAAAGACATGCATACAGATACATAGTTGGCTGACCTAAAGGAGACTTATTTGAGTTCTCGGAAACTAATAGTGAGACATAGAAACTGATAGTTAAAGTAGGTTCGTAAAGATATGAAGCAATTTATTTGAATGCATGCTTAAGAAACTATTAGTAGATGTGAGACACGGTTAACCCAGTAACTAATATTCAGTTTAGCAATTTATGAAATAGTTCAGAAGAGGAggggaaaaatatatatcaacTTAGATTCTATAAGGAAAGTAAGGAGAGGAATGCACAACAATAGCCATTTGGCAAGCGAACTATTGGGTGTTACCTGTCTAGAAGTTTTTGAATAGTCTGAAATTGACTCTCTGATGAAAGAAGAGATTCACTGATGCTGATGATATTGCCGACAAACGAGCGCAGAGAATCGAAGTCCTGCTTTACACGACAAAGCTCCTGCTCATTCTCTGTGGCCCGTTGTCTCTGTCTTGATGACTCTTCGACCATGTCTTCAACCTTCTGCCTCATTTCATTCAAAAGTGCATTTGTACTCAGTGCAAACTTTTCCATTTCTTCAACCCTTACAGTCATGCTTAGGACTTGAAGTGTCTTTCTTTCGTTTTCTTCTAAACCTAACTTCACTTTTACTCTCTCATTAGCCGCTTCACTTTCCGCCTTGATGGCTCGCATGACAAGCGATTCCATAGCATCTGTTACAATATGAGTCGACTTGAGTATTTCATCAATGTATTTAGCATCATTAGCCGCAAAAGATCCAAGCTTAAGATCACTATCTTGTTTGGATTCCATGTCTGGATTTCTGAGAGAAGGATAATTGACCTCTTTTGACCATTCAGACAATGGAATGCCATGCTTGTCTGCAAACCCTATACCCTCCTTGTTCTCAATTCCAAATGACTTACTGGCTAAATTTGGAGATGCCATGATTCTTGCTTTCGATTTCAGGTAGGCGAGCAACGCGGCAGTAGTTTTGACCCTATGCCGGAGAAGCTTCAGCTCCAGGGAGTCACCTTCTGTGCACTTCATGGTAACCTTTAACTCCATTAGCTTCTCTTCCATTAGCTTCTCTTCATGGTAACCCTCTGCATTCCTGTCATCCATAGCCTGATGCAAGTAACGAAGAAGGCCTTAGCTACAGAAGGCGTTAAGAATTGGGGAAACGGAGAGGCAAAATGAGGCGAAAGCGGAAAAGTTCTCGATTCCCTAGTTCATCATGAATCACCAATCTTTCAAGCGATCCCAGTTCAGAGCGCGACGACAAATCCCTAATCCGGAGGGCACATCACAATGCATGATTCTCGAAACCCTAGCTTCCGGACCCCAAAGATCGAAAACTAGGCTAGATTTAAGAACAGAAAAAGGTACCTTTTTAATCTCCGGGAGAAGAAGGGGGAAGGGGGCAGATCACCGTTCTCCGTCGCCTTCTCCTCTCGCCTCCTTCCCTCTCGATTAGTCTTGGTCGATGGCTGCCCCCGTCGGCAACGACCATAGTCAACGCTCGAGGGCTCCTGGACCTTGTCAAAAAGGCTGGGCCGGCTTCTACTATTTCGGGCATTGTTGATTGATGAATTAGGCCCAACAAAACCATGGAGTATCCACACTGTGACGTGACATAAATGAGAAATCTCCCTCCCATAGAGGGAGGTTTACAtagagggaggtttttcactcGCACGAAGAAGTGCTCTGTCGTTATAAGCCGCTTCTTCgtgggttttaattttttttttatatatatatatttttttaataattaaaaaaaaggaCAAGAGAGCAACGGTTAATTTACAGATTGCATGTCGTTGAACAATGACTAATTTTTAACCGTTGTTCAATACTTTAATTtcattatttaatatatataaaaaatctataaatatgagATTAATTTCATTCATTCCATTAGAATCTTTGCTCTCAACTCATTTCTTCCTTTCATTCCCTATTTGTATTCGAGATGGATGAAAATCTCAATACTTCCTTTACGAATCTTTTGAATTATTCAAATACAGAACGAAATACATCTTCTCAAAATACTCGCACTCCTCCAAATATCCAATAtcctcatattttctctcacccacaatatcctccaaatgttcaaaatatttcatatgttccacAATATTCTCCAAATTTTCCAAATTCCTAAAGTTCTCAAAAATTTTTTGCAGACGTGGAATCCAAGTAACGCCGCCCCAGCTCCATTTGGTATGTATCCATCCCAAGATTGGTCAGCAATGGGTAGCCAACTTGGGATGTCTTATCCTTACGTATTTTCTGCTACTCAACCACCTGTTATACATTCGAATGAATCAAGAAGGGCAATTATTGATCCATCTATCAGCGACAAAGAATCTCTAACATCATCATCTGTTCCTGCAACTCAGTTGCCACCACACTCATTACAAGAGGAGCGTGAAGTTGAGCTGGAGGAAAATGAATCGAAATGaagattttggtctctcgatgaagatGTGGTCCTTGCGAAGTCATGGGCAACTATAAACACTGATGCAATCATTAGTAATGACCAGAAGGATCAAGCTTTTTGAAAACGTATAGCTGATTACTACAACAAACATCGCCCCACTGGATCTATGACGAGAAGTTATCAGCGGCTGAAATCACATTATTATAGGTTTGCACCGATGGTAAATGAATTTTCTGcaacttataataatttttatactcatcgACAAAGCAGTTGGAGTGACGAGAATGTATTGGAGAATGCATTGAATATGTGGAAAGCCAACAACAAATGCAAGGATTTTAAGTATATGCATGTGTGGAGGGTTCTCAAAGAATATGAGAAATATACTCCACAATCAGTTGCTCATTACTCTAATAAGAAGGCAAGGACATCCGAATCAGGGGAAAACACTTCAACATCAAATCTAGATACAAGTGTTGATTTAGATGACTCTGAAGTCCGCATTCGTCCTATAGGGCAAAAGGCAGCGAAGAGAAAGGGCAAATCTAAAGCCAGAAAGGGCGACACAATGGAACATAGCATCGACAAAGAATAacaagatattaaagaatatcaaatcCAAAAAATGATTTTGCGGGAAGCCGAGATCTTTTataaggattatgaaattcttatgaagAATACTAGTGAGATGACACCAGGACAACTTTATTTACATGAGAAAATGGTGGAAAAAATTAAACAGAGACATGAATTGGTGTAGATGAGTTTACGTTTATTTTTAGgactattattataatttatgtctttttatttgatgcactgtaatatttatgtattttttttaattattaatgttgtttcatgttatcaatttataaatttaaattttataaaaaaattaatggtgtataatgtaaaatatgaaggcgaaatgagaattatatataatgaaaagtgtggGACCCATGAGGGAGTTGTTGAGAGATTTTTTGATAGTGGAAGGAGGTATgaaatttttaacttttgatgtggcGCAGACGTGACAACGAAGGAGCTCTCAACGGGGTCTATCCGCGGTGGATGCTCTTAAACTCATTAGGTAGATAATACTTCTCAAGTCATCCCTTGTTAATTATCTTCTCGAGTCATCCCTTGTTAGGGGTGTAAGTCAAGCCGCTCAGAAATTATTTAGATcgtagttaaaaaaattatttgattaagttAACGAACTGAGATCGAACTCGAGTTTGATTTCGAACTCAAAAATATTATCAAGCCAAGCTCTAACTTAATAGTATCTGGTTCGTAAACTTGCGAACATGTTTGTTAAGAAGCTTAtgtatgtgtgtgtatatatagagAGAGGAATGTTATATtgatgtaattttttatttgaattttttagaCTTAATACTATACCCTAAACCTTAAAGTCAAAACTCAAAATAGCTAAACccaaagcttaaaaaaaaaaaaggttgcaCACAAGCGCGCACTACGCGGTGCACCCCGACATATGCACGATTGAGAACACATAGGACACTCGAAACAAATTCAAGCTACCCACGTGCACTTAGTCGCACACACTGGCGCCTAAATGGGGCGCCCAAGCCTGAGTGCAAGTGGGGCGCCCAAAAATGTTTTGGGCTCCCCATGTGCACTCAGCAAATCACTTATACACAAACACAATTTTGTTATGTTGCGCACTGCGTAATGTGCACTTGTGTGCAATTGCACGATGcgcatcattttttttatttttgttttgatttttttagcTTGAGATTTAGCCATTTAGGGTTTTTTACTTTGTGGTTTAGGAGTTAGAATATAGTATTAAGTTTAAAAAActtcaaataaaaaaattacattaaGTGCTCACGAGATGTACGGTGTGCAACCATACCCCATATATATTCCCCGATTCATCGTCTGCGTTGCATTTGCTTGACTGAGACAACTCAAGACGTCTGAAATcactatatatatagagagagagagagcgcgaGAGAGAGATTTGATACCCTACACATTCTTATCTTGCACATTCTTAGGCACCCCTCATATATCCAGGTGTGCAAGGTAAGAATATGCATATAACTCTTGCTAGTATCTGACGAGTTACAATTCGCACGTGTTTAATGATTTTACAATCATATATTAACGAGCTATACTTGAACCAAGctcatttaaattttaaatgagcTATTTTAGAATTAAACTCGAGTCATTCGTAAACAATTTAATTTCATTATGAATCGAACGTAAGCTTAGGGATAAACCAACCTAGTGGAGCTCAAATCGCTTACTATTCATCTCAACTTAATTCCATTACATCCCTACCCCATATCGTTGAACTTATCTTCGTCTTTAACAGGCCTTCAAGGCCTCCTCAGTCCTCATTCAGTACCATTTGGTCGGATTGGATCAATACTTGAACCCGACTATTAACTCATAAACCATCTCCCCTTAtcacatgatttttaaaaaaattggtgATACATgctatttcttttttaaaaaaaaaatccatttttaaaaaaggaatattaaaaaaaaattagaaagaaAATATGAAATTGGGAGAGGTGTTAATTGCAAtatgagtttgaaaactttatgaTGAGGTGTCAAATTGGTAAATATTATGAACTTGAGAAATGAATTCAGGATAATAGGCAACTCTCAATTCCATGCCACGTTGCATCTCCTTCGGGTGCCACGTGGCACCCCGGTAGGAAAAAgcctttttattttttgaaaaaagaaatattgacaaaaataaacttcaaattttttgaggAAAAAACAGAAGTTAATCACCATAAATTCTGCATCAGTAAATCGATATAGAAGACCAAAGGAGAATCAAAAtgctaacttttttttttcttttatcaaatTTCACCCAAATAGATAATTCTGTAAGGTAACATTAACTGTTTATTATGCTTCTCCTTATTTTATCTATGGACTAACGTTCATGAAGAAAAGTAGGAATATAGATAGTTACAAACCTGTCtcttcagttttcaaagacttcGTTTGTAGGCTGTGTTCATCCTCTCCTGCTATAACCTTGCAAGCACCACACTTCTTCAATGTCTACTTCTCCTGCGCCTACctgaacaaaaaaacaaaaaatgtgGCATTGGATCTCTTTCAATGGCAGCACTATCAGTAGAGCTGTAGAGAAAGAGGAGCTCACCATTAGTTCCCTTGCTCCAAAGGACTTGGGAATCGATGGTCGAAAGATACTGATCGTCTAAGCGTTTCCATGTCTTGATGGATCTCACTCCACCCCACTCGCCATTTGCAGGATTCTTCTCTAAGTATGCTGACACCACCCTTGCTCTTCTTGACCACCCGGCCAATCCGTAAGCATGGTAACCGAACCCGCCGGCATAGCAGAGGTGAATGGCTGTTAGATTCCCACAAAAGTCATTCAGGTGATCATGCCCTGTGAAAACAGCTTTGACATCCCTGGCGTCTACCATTGTCGCGAAAAACCCTGAATTGATTGATGCAGAGCTGATGGGGTCCCGTTTCACCCCCGTAAAGTTGGATGGGTCGAAGCTGCTGTATTCCGGCAAGGGGATGTGGAAGTAGGCAAGGCCAGGTGCTGCCTCCTTCTGTCCATTTGGCTTGCTCATGTACTCTTTCTGCAATACATTTTAGTGTCCTAAATGCATGTGTAGTTTCTTGTACAATTTCAAAGATCCTTAACTGATTCATTGATCACATCAAGCATGAAGAACAATAAGTAAAATTCCAATAAGAAGATCCATCCATTTATTGTCGCTTTTTCATCCTTTGAAAGAAATGGATTCTTAATGTATTTGGTGCTTTACTAGGCATGCATTGTGAAATACAAAGTGAGGAGTTGTTTATGTACCTGCAAGCGTGAAGACGTTTGCTTAAACCAAAGTTGTTGGGAGGCTTTGATCCAACCATACCCAGGGATTGAGGGGACGGTGGAGTAATCACCGCTGTCGAGAAAGTATAGATTGAGTATTGATTTGTTGGCGAGTGAGGAACCCTCAGCTCCGAAAACCTCCAAATTGTAGTTGCCAAAGCCATCAATATCAGTGTTATCTGGATTGAGCCTCGAGAGAGTGTAGGGCATGCCGACAATGTGGCGCATAACACCCTCCCTGGATAGGGTAGACTCTTGGTCATGGTTACCCAGGACAGCAGCCCAGGGGAGCTTGAGGGCGACTGTCGGCCCAAATGCCATGTCAAGAGACTTGGCAGCATCAGTAGCATCGAAGCCATATATGTTATCACCTGTCCAACAAAGTTGATACATTCGACCATTTGAACAAAGTGGATGACTTATTTTTTTGGATTAAAGTAAACAATGTCATAAGGTTGCAACCTTTTTCATCCATTCTTGTTACTAGCAGAAGGATGAACAAAAGTGCTACTACCTTCTAGATTGCCAGTTAGTTTTGATTACAACCCACAGCTATTTCTACTAGAATTCTGAAGTTTGATAGAAATATCAATCCTACATGGCGTGAAGGAGAAGAATATCCATCCTACATGGCTTGAAgcatcaaggaagaaaagaaatagatATTATATAAGAACAAAATAGCTAGATATACTCTTTCACATAGATCAAGTGGAATATGAGGAGAGTTAGAATGTGCCACCTACCTAACACAACAAATATGTCTAAGATAGATTGTACAGATATAATCCAAACATTTTTTTAACACTAGAGGCTTATATATGACTAACCCAAGTATGAAGAAGGCACTGTTAGTAGCTTTGGTCactataattttataataattagaTCTTTCAACTAAATTTAGACAACTACCTATCATCATTAAGAAAACCAGAACTCCTTGTGCTCATTATCTGGAATGCTGCATCAAATATTATCTACTTAAGTCATCCTGACCAGCTAAAGccttgtaaaaatatcaaaatgtCCTTACTCTAGTTGGCCTTGATGCTTCTCTTATAAAGTCGATAGAAGTTAAGATTCAGAGAGACTTCCAagaaacttttatatatatatataagactcTGTTATAACTTATATCCAGTGCATTTGTGTTTTTTAAACTATAATTAATTTTACATCATCTGACAGTACTTGATATTCCTACCTAAAATGATTCAACAAGCTGCCTTCTCCAAAATTGACATATAGATTATCTATCAACGACCAGACTCGTTTACACAAACcaaacatggaacacattgtcaTATTCAAACAGTTTAACTCAACATTTTCATTTAGTTTTGTTCCTAACCATTTTGTAACTGAGTTAAACATACCAATCCATCAAATGCCCAAACGCATTCAAGACCATCCAACAACCAATCTGCCAACTACTCATGTACTCAACATTAATAACAGCAGAAAACGCTTCTTAACATGATGCAGGCTGCAGGGCTGTGGACCAAGTTTCTCGCATTCATATGCATGTTAGTTGAGACAGAACTTATCTACTTGGcccataatttatttaaataatatatatatagatatatcttgTTCGATAACTAAATTCCAAAAATCTTGTTGTTGCTGTTTGTTTAGTGGTCATGGGGCATATGAAATAATGAGGGTTACTATCAATTGGTCAATTTCCtttctttttcaatcttgatGTGAACAGGGAACTCCGCGTTTTCTTGCATTTGCCAGTCTTTAATGAAGTCAATTAATAGGCCAAGGAGGTGGACCAAGCTGGCAGCATGGACTCTAGGGAACCATTCAACTTAGCGGATTGGGATTTTTCTAGCTAGAGTACAATTCTAGCCGGCCGACGCAATCACCAAAACGGAAGCGGGATATTCCTCGATCGCCCAAACACTTGATTACGAGGCGCAGGACAAAAGGGGGAAATCTCAATCGAACTCTCGATCTATTTCTCAATACTAAGGTAAATGAGGGTTTGGGGGACGCACCGGTGAAAACGACGAGATCGGGGTGCTCGTCTCGGATGACGCGGTGGATGAAGGCAGTGGTGTTGAGATCGGAGCAAGCGGCGGTCTGATTGGGGAACACGTCGAGGCATCCGGTAGATCTACCGTCGGCGTAGTGCATGTCCGCCACCTGAAGTATCTTGAACTCCCCCGGTTGCCTCGCCTTGAATTGGAGCCGGGCCGGAGCATCAGGGGAAGCGCCGGATCGATCTCCGTTCCTTCTCTGAAGAGTGGATCGCGCTTCTCGAGCCTCTACGGCGAGATTTCCGGCGACTATTGCAAGGATCGGGAGAAGAACAGCGAGGATGAAAGCGGAGCAGAAGCAGGAGCGAGCCATTTCGCGCGATGAAACGGGAGGCCTCGTCTTCTACCGTACTTAAATAGGAAGATTTTTCAGTTTGACCCTTGTTTCAATGTCAATTAGCTCCTTCATAATTTATATATTACATTTAGTCAAGGATATATATTATAAATGAGAAAAATTATACGGCCCTCCTAGTATACTCTGCTGTATGATAAAAATTCTACCACGCATCGAAGGATCGAATTGTGGGATAATAATTTTAAGCGAGCACTTTCTAAATTTTGTTGATGATGAATGGAAAATTTTAATAGAATTGGATAAATTATCTCCGAAATTAGTCTATTCGAAAATTAGATAcatgcattaaaaataaaataaaaattatagggGTAAATATCAGAAAGACATTCGTTACCAATTCATGTgtcttattttaaattttttttttaaaatcaaagacACCCTATCCTGTTGGAAGTAATTTCGAAGGTCCGGTGTaatcataaattttaatttttggataaagtgtttaagttagatttattcttatatttaatatgtgtatttga
It contains:
- the LOC122027715 gene encoding uncharacterized protein LOC122027715 — encoded protein: MDDRNAEGYHEEKLMEEKLMELKVTMKCTEGDSLELKLLRHRVKTTAALLAYLKSKARIMASPNLASKSFGIENKEGIGFADKHGIPLSEWSKEVNYPSLRNPDMESKQDSDLKLGSFAANDAKYIDEILKSTHIVTDAMESLVMRAIKAESEAANERVKVKLGLEENERKTLQVLSMTVRVEEMEKFALSTNALLNEMRQKVEDMVEESSRQRQRATENEQELCRVKQDFDSLRSFVGNIISISESLLSSESQFQTIQKLLDRLVTETAHLEDEKAQKEAEVQKLMEENVRLRALLDNKESQLLAMNEQYKWMLLNNPGI
- the LOC122027439 gene encoding probable inactive purple acid phosphatase 29, which translates into the protein MARSCFCSAFILAVLLPILAIVAGNLAVEAREARSTLQRRNGDRSGASPDAPARLQFKARQPGEFKILQVADMHYADGRSTGCLDVFPNQTAACSDLNTTAFIHRVIRDEHPDLVVFTGDNIYGFDATDAAKSLDMAFGPTVALKLPWAAVLGNHDQESTLSREGVMRHIVGMPYTLSRLNPDNTDIDGFGNYNLEVFGAEGSSLANKSILNLYFLDSGDYSTVPSIPGYGWIKASQQLWFKQTSSRLQKEYMSKPNGQKEAAPGLAYFHIPLPEYSSFDPSNFTGVKRDPISSASINSGFFATMVDARDVKAVFTGHDHLNDFCGNLTAIHLCYAGGFGYHAYGLAGWSRRARVVSAYLEKNPANGEWGGVRSIKTWKRLDDQYLSTIDSQVLWSKGTNGRRRRSRH